TTCAGACagtttaaacattttattcaaaaaaaacaGATTAcaagtaaatatatatatttgtatgttaacctaaattgataaattgttttttaataattaccTAATACATTCTCCAAGtaataagatatttaaaactaGAGTAAGAAGATGTGTTTTAGAACAcacaaaaagaaaagattttatatttattaccaataaattttttaaaaaattatttaatgataatttaatatttaaataatgtttattgCAATCATGAAAAATAACTAATAtcatttgtaaaattttgcaaaatgtatttaaaaattttaattttcaaattaacattaatatttgcaaaacaatttatatttaattttgataatttaacattaagtagaatattaaattaaattcaaacataaaaatcaagcacattaaaaaaaactataagttgtatcatattaatttttttaatataaaccatataaaaattaataataataaaataaggattcttatttttaaaaaactaaaatataaattgtttatatttatttaaaactaatatttatatttcacTTTGCATACAacctaaaaatatattccaaatatttttattttatttaagttaacaaaaaaaaaaaacaacatttcaaataataatatataaatgggTCGAGATATTTgatttcatatttaaaaaattataaaaattttacatttgaaaaactgtaaaatttaattaaaaatgaaattaataatatttattaatatattatttattgtgcTTTCAAATTTAGTTACCTCTATTAAATTTGCCAAATTGAAGCTTCaggtaattaaaaaaaaaaaattaaaaaataattttatagttttatcATCAACATAATTGTTATAGAAGAAATAACAAAGTTGGTCCTTTAAAAGTTAGCAAAAGATGGGCATTTTCAGCACAAAAATATGCTAATAAATTAGCTAGACAGAAAAATGGTCTTCATCATAGTAATTCAAATGGAAGATATggtgaaaatatttattggtTTTCTACAAAGAAAGGTGCAGGAAAAGCAGTAAAACTTTGGTATAGTGAAGTCAAGCATCATAATTATTCAAGTAATAAGATGAATGGAGCAACAGGTCATTTTACACAAATTGTTTGGAAAAGTACCAAATATGTTGGATGTGGAGTTGCTGCATCAAAAGGTAATGGTGTTTTTGTAGTTTGTCAATATTATCCACCTGGAAATTATGATAACAagtttttgaaaaatgtaTTCCGACATAAAACATTGAAACcaaaatgttaattaaacttattaatgtaaaacctttaaatttgataaaatgtaTACGTTGTTCTATAagttttcaatattttaccaacaaatttacaatatttaataaaaattaaaaaaaaattatagtttttattttattaattattttttagtacaacttttaaaagtttatatataattcttttaatctAGTAGTAATAATTTCtcataagaaaatataaattataaaagatataattatactgatgaaataaaatgtttggaaatattattttaatcaattgatttttattttaaaattaaagcttgtattttattttataattataaaaatgtactttttgttctatttaaagaattgtttaaacttttatttactGTTAATGAATTgaatttgaaataataatttaagttctatcagtaaattttttactaagaaaataattattaataattataaaattataataatataatgtttatgTTAGATTAATCCAATGAATAATGAAGGAAATagattataaataatgtagTTTAGGAAAAAAAGTTTCAGTTTAATCTAGTCTTATTAAATCCTGAGTTTATactgaaaaaatttaattgataattttataagttataaatttgtttatttatcttattttttactaCTAAGTAGTCAAATTAAGGTTTTAAACTTATTAAGATTTTTTCTTGTTTGTGTTTTATACAAGTGTTAAGacataaatacttttatctataattatatctttatagataaaaagttaaaaaaaaattatataaaactttaatctttagaatatttttggtattaataaaagttttacaagtaattataaaataaataaaaataatgtcaaaattttttaatatactattgttaatatattttgaggTAGAAGTTTATTTGATATGCCATTTTTTCTATAGTAgacaatttatatattaagattttattattgtttctTCACTACAATCGACTAAAGTTACAATAatatgaatttaaaataactctATAGTTAAATTAGTGGTCACTAATTaattaagttatttttataaatattttatctttttctgtgtaaacaatttaaataaataaactttgacaaaagtaaatttataatttcatattaaaattagggaaaaaaaataattttttaatatttagatttttttaattatatgtttatcaatttataacaataaaataaaaattttcacattttttctgagttaataaatattcttttatagttttttcaaataatagaaaacttataatattcaaataataCGTACACTTGTCTTTTAGAAGATAATTTATGATCATTAAGcaacattattaataaatttatattttaaaacactTTCTGTTTACTTTTTTCATGATACATTGTGATTtcaaacaaataattttttttttttgaaatttatagaaaaaaaattgtacttATCCTTTTTTcgttgtaaaaaaaaattggattgttaattttaaaataaaaacataatgTTGATGttacaaattaaaataatttgtattacatgagatatattattaaaactggtaaatataatatttttcaaatataaattaaaagtaaaaataatgaattcaaaatgtaaatatattaatactatatatagtattattacttaaaaatatttcattttggatatttttttaaatgaaaacattaataaatctcatattattaaatatcattCCTTTGATTTATTGCGGAGGATATCGTGAAGTTAAAACAAAATACGGAAAAATAATAGGCCGtgtaaatgtaaaaaatctaaataaattatctttgtttattttttttttttaggttaTAAACAAGAAACATATCACACATTTCTTAGGTATACCATATGCTAAACcaccattaaaaaatttaagattCAAACCTCCACAACCATTAAAAGTACCAGCATGGAAAACAACATTTAATGCTAGTATAAAAGCACGATCATGTATGCAATATGTTCAAAAAACAGGATTAATTGGTTATGATATTACAATCCCTACAAATAAGATATCTGAAGACTGTctacaattaaatatttttgcacCTCATAAAACAAATATGCCTGTAATTGTTTTTTTCCATGGTGGTGCATATAACTTTGGTTCAGGATCACTTTTAATTCACAAAGGAGAATTTCTTTCAAGAAAGACAAATCAAATTGTTGTAACTGTAAATTATAGACTTGGAATTTTTGGATTTGCATATTTAGAATCTGGAAGAGCTATTCCAGGAAATATAGGACTTCTTGATCAACAAATGGCTTTAAAATGGgtatatgaaaatattgcAAAATTTGGTGGAAatccaaaaaaaattacaatttggGGACAAAGTTCAGGTTCTGCATCTGCTACAGCACATCTTTTTGCTCCTAATAgtactaaatatttttctaaagtAATTGCTAATTCAGGTACTATATTAAACTCTTGGGCAACAATTAGTGATTCTTTTGctgaaaataatacaattgcTGTggttaaacttttaaaatgtaaaacaaaagattataaaaaaatggttcAATGTTTACAAAAAGCACCAGCAGAAAAAATACTTCAATATTCATTACAAGTTAAACAAGATAACCAAGAACCagtattttattcttttgcACCAGTAAAAGTAGATAACCTATTTTTCAGAGGAAATGTTTTACATAAATTTGCACGATATGATATGAATAAAGATGTTGATTTATGGATTGGTAAAACAGCTAATGAAGCATCATATTTTATGCCATCAATTCTACGTCCAACCTTCTCTAATTGTACTTTAAATCCAGCAAATATGTATGATTCACTAGATAAAGCTTGTCAAATAACAGATTTAGAATTTAAAGGCTTTTTCTATAAATCAATGAgtttatatgttaaaaatcaGACCCAACTTAAACCACTTTTAGATCAATACTATAAacttaatttaaaaactcCAAGAGCTATGTTAGAAAGATTTTTGTCTGATATTCTTTTTGATTGTGATATTATACGTTTTACTCATACTTATGCTCTgctaacaaaaaaaaatgttttcttttatcattttgaGAAACGTTCTAAACTTAAAGCTTTCCCAAGTTGGATGGGAGTTTATCATGGAACAGAATTAGAATATGAATTTGTTTGGCCTTTAATACAAAGAAGTAGATATccaaaatcattttatagtGAACACAAATATGCTCATTTAACAGCTAAAATGTTTGGAAGATTTAATCATCATGGTAGACCAGCACcattatttagaaaatacaAACCACAATATCCTGTTGGAAGCATTTATGATGATGTGTTAACTTATAATGGACCAAAACGTTTCAAAAAAGTCAAAACAGCAACATGTAGTCAGATTGGAGAATTAAttgatttatttatcttaaatCATAGCACAgtagaagataaaaaaaaatgatttttatataattttaaaaaatgataagtaaaagtattatatattaatatgatCTTGTAAAATaggattattttttaaattataatttattaataaagaaacatttttctttgaataaattataataaacatttataaaataacattaattttttttatatgagatattaaattgttttaataaagaaagacatttcaatataatttttaataaattatgttttattttattgataattgttataaattatataataatattttttttttttttataaaacttatatttttattaatcattgattctaaattattacaaacaaaaaagtacatttaaattaaaaaattaaaatatttttataaataataattgtgtaaatatactttttt
This Strongyloides ratti genome assembly S_ratti_ED321, chromosome : 2 DNA region includes the following protein-coding sequences:
- a CDS encoding Acetylcholinesterase — protein: MKTLINLILLNIIPLIYCGGYREVKTKYGKIIGRVNVINKKHITHFLGIPYAKPPLKNLRFKPPQPLKVPAWKTTFNASIKARSCMQYVQKTGLIGYDITIPTNKISEDCLQLNIFAPHKTNMPVIVFFHGGAYNFGSGSLLIHKGEFLSRKTNQIVVTVNYRLGIFGFAYLESGRAIPGNIGLLDQQMALKWVYENIAKFGGNPKKITIWGQSSGSASATAHLFAPNSTKYFSKVIANSGTILNSWATISDSFAENNTIAVVKLLKCKTKDYKKMVQCLQKAPAEKILQYSLQVKQDNQEPVFYSFAPVKVDNLFFRGNVLHKFARYDMNKDVDLWIGKTANEASYFMPSILRPTFSNCTLNPANMYDSLDKACQITDLEFKGFFYKSMSLYVKNQTQLKPLLDQYYKLNLKTPRAMLERFLSDILFDCDIIRFTHTYALLTKKNVFFYHFEKRSKLKAFPSWMGVYHGTELEYEFVWPLIQRSRYPKSFYSEHKYAHLTAKMFGRFNHHGRPAPLFRKYKPQYPVGSIYDDVLTYNGPKRFKKVKTATCSQIGELIDLFILNHSTVEDKKK
- a CDS encoding CAP domain-containing protein, whose protein sequence is MKLIIFINILFIVLSNLVTSIKFAKLKLQFYHQHNCYRRNNKVGPLKVSKRWAFSAQKYANKLARQKNGLHHSNSNGRYGENIYWFSTKKGAGKAVKLWYSEVKHHNYSSNKMNGATGHFTQIVWKSTKYVGCGVAASKGNGVFVVCQYYPPGNYDNKFLKNVFRHKTLKPKC